One window from the genome of Caloenas nicobarica isolate bCalNic1 chromosome 21, bCalNic1.hap1, whole genome shotgun sequence encodes:
- the LOC135997208 gene encoding lysozyme C-like, which yields MRKSVLFFAFLLVFLGLALPGTQGKRLPRCDLVKILRRHGFEGFVGKTVADWVCLVKHESNYNTAAFNNNGPSRDYGIFQINSKYWCNDGKTRESKNACRINCSKLSDDNIEDDIRCAKQIAREARGLTPWVAWRKYCQGKTLSSYVKGC from the exons ATGAGAAAGTCAGTGCTCTTCTTCGCCTTTCTTCTCGTCTTCCTTGGCCTGGCTCTGCCAGGCACCCAGGGAAAACGTCTCCCCCGATGTGACTTGGTGAAGATCCTTCGTCGGCATGGCTTTGAGGGCTTTGTGGGCAAAACTGTAGCTGACT GGGTCTGCCTAGTAAAACATGAGAGCAATTACAACACTGCTGCATTTAATAACAATGGTCCAAGCAGGGACTACGGGATCTTTCAGATCAACAGCAAGTACTGGTGTAACGATGGCAAGACCCGTGAATCCAAGAATGCCTGCCGTATCAACTGCTCAA AACTTTCAGATGATAATATTGAGGATGATATTCGGTGTGCCAAGCAGATTGCCAGAGAGGCTAGAGGCCTCACACCCTG ggtCGCCTGGAGAAAATATTGCCAGGGCAAAACCCTGAGTTCCTATGTCAAGGGATGCTAA